Within the Bacillus sp. FSL K6-3431 genome, the region TACCTAAGTTCGCTGGTGAATTGATAGACCGTTATTCTATATCGATTACTTTATGGACACTTGTAATGTGCGGATTCATACTAGTAACCTCTATGGCACTCATCTTTTATTTCAGAAAAAAAGCGGGAGAACTTCCTGGTGTGGGTATTGCTATCAATCAAGAAGAAAACTCCAAAGGCGTGATGTAATAACACGCCATATATTATATTTATAAGAAAAAAACAAAGATTCTATCAAGGTTGAAATGATGGGATCTTTGTTTTTTATATACTTGCAATTTCTGTCAATCAATCCAAGTAGTTAATTCCTTATAATGAGTTTTAGTAAGGGATTTAGGCTCGATGGCCGAATAACCTAGATAAATAAAACCAATGATTTCTCCTTTTTCGGATAAATGAAAGAATTCGCCTACTTTTGGATGATAACAAATTGCGCCTGTCCGCCAAATTGCGCCAAGTCCGAGCGCATGGATGGTTAACAGCATGTTTTGCACGCCACTATTTACAGCGGCGTATTCTTCTTTAAGAATGACATTATTTCTTTCACTTGGTTCTACACCAACTGCAATAATAACGGGTGCGCGTAAAGGATTTTTTGCGCTTCTTACCACTTTTGCTTTACTACTATCAGAATATACATCTTCCTGCTGAGAGCGTGTGATTTCCGCGAAGACTTTTCCTAATTTAACTCTACCATCTCCTCGAAGTACGTAAAATCTCCAGGGTTCCGTTCGAAAGTGATTTGGAGCGTATGTGCCTGCTTCGATAATCTTTTCAATGAGATCTGTTGACACTTCTTCATCCGTTACAAGTGAAATACTTCTTCGTGTTTTAATCGCTTCGTGTAGGTTCATAGTTATTTGCCTCCTTCTATATAAAATACAAGCTCTACTAATAAGTATCGCTAATCTAGCAAACTCATCCATGATTTGGAATCTAACTATTTTAATCATTTGTTTTTTGTCGAAACCTATAAATTATAAAAATTAGCAAAGATGTTTTTAGGCATTAAGCGAACCGATTGGAAAGTCATTAATCTTATTGGTATGCTTTGTTTTAGCTTGATCTTCTTTATGGTTTATCACTCCACCTCTAAGCGAAACGTAGGTGGGATTTACCAATCAGGTGGCTAGAATCCCCTACAGATTCCCCGATGCTTCAGCTTTGCTGAAATGAGTTCACTCGGATATTAAATAAGGGAAGAAGCCTTAAGAATACGCTGGAATGGTCAGTAATTTTTTTGCGAATGATCTATAAGACTTTAATACAAATAAAGACAATGCAATCGATCTCAGAACCACTTATGGTATAATAATCCATAAAAGTGAAAAATAGAACTGGAAAATAGAATAGGAGTGAACTTGTCATGACGAAGAATATCCGTACAAATAATGTGGAGCGCTTTGCTGGATTTAGTATGCTGTATGACCAAAATCGGCCAAGCACACCGATAGAGGTTGTCAAAATTCTGACCAGGTATTTATCTCATAAACCGCAAAAAGTTGTCGATGTCGGATGCGGAACAGGTCTTTCTTCATTTATATGGTTAAATCATGCGGATGAAATCATTGGAATTGAACCGAACAATGATATGCGTCAAGTCGCTCTCGCTAATTGGCTTGCACAGCAAAAGCCGGCTAACCTTCAATTTGTAAAAGGTTTATCACATCAACTTGGCATGGAATCTGAAAGCGTGGATATTGTCACATGTTCTCAATCTTTCCATTGGATGAACCCGCAGTCAACGCTTAAAGAATTTGCGCGCATACTTCGCCCTGGTGGGGTGTTTGCTGCTTATGATTGTGACTGGCCGCCAACTTTTAATAAGGAAATTGAAGAAAGTTATAAGCGTCTCATTGCACTTGCTGATACACGTGTAAGGCAATTGGCACCTGAAGAGAAACAGGCATACAAATGGAACAAGGATG harbors:
- a CDS encoding class I SAM-dependent methyltransferase, which codes for MTKNIRTNNVERFAGFSMLYDQNRPSTPIEVVKILTRYLSHKPQKVVDVGCGTGLSSFIWLNHADEIIGIEPNNDMRQVALANWLAQQKPANLQFVKGLSHQLGMESESVDIVTCSQSFHWMNPQSTLKEFARILRPGGVFAAYDCDWPPTFNKEIEESYKRLIALADTRVRQLAPEEKQAYKWNKDEHLQQICNSGLFPFSKEIVFHHWEFCAATRYSNIALSQGALQTALKLGADELLSEVTEFQEKVEQAFGGESQEILFSYRMRLGIK
- a CDS encoding nitroreductase family protein gives rise to the protein MNLHEAIKTRRSISLVTDEEVSTDLIEKIIEAGTYAPNHFRTEPWRFYVLRGDGRVKLGKVFAEITRSQQEDVYSDSSKAKVVRSAKNPLRAPVIIAVGVEPSERNNVILKEEYAAVNSGVQNMLLTIHALGLGAIWRTGAICYHPKVGEFFHLSEKGEIIGFIYLGYSAIEPKSLTKTHYKELTTWID